A stretch of DNA from Serinibacter arcticus:
CGATGACCGACTCCCCGCGGGCTCCGCCACGTCGTCGAGCGCCTCGGCGTCGAACGCCTCCGTCGACGAGAGCGGCTCGACCTCGCCCGGCGGCCTGAAGAAGGTCATCACCGGGCCGCTGCTGTTCGCGTTCATCGTGGGCGACACCCTCGGGGCGGGCATCTACACGCTCGTCGGCACGATGGCCACGGACGTCGGCGGCGTCATCTGGCTGCCGCTGCTCATCGCGCTCGTCGTCGCGCTGCTGACGGCCGGAACGTATGCGGAGCTCATCACGAAGTACCCGCACGCGGGCGGCGCCGCCCGCTACGCCGAGCGGGCGTTCGGCAAGCCCTACGTCGCCTTCCTGGTCGGCTTCCTCATGCTGTCCTCGGGAATCACGACGGCGGCCGCGCTCGCCAACGCGTTCTCGGGCGACTACTTCACCGCGCTCGTCGACGTGAACCCGCAGCTCGTCGCCATCGTGTTCATCGTGATCCTCACGGCGGTCAACCTCCGCGGCGTGCGCGAGTCGCTGACCGCGAACCTCGTCGCCTCCGTGATCGAGGTGAGCGGTCTGGTCATCGTCATCACGGTCGCCTCGATCTTCTTCTTCGGCGGCGGGGGCGACGCCGGGCGGCTGACCCAGTTCGCCGAGGGCGTCCCCCCGGTGCAGGGTGCGTTCGCCGCGTCGGTCGTCGCGTTCTTCTCGTTCCTGGGGTTCGAGGCGGCGGCCAACATGGCCGAGGAGGTGCGCCGGCCGGCGAAGGTCTACCCCCGTGCACTCTTCGGCGCGCTGATCACGGCCGCGGTCGTCTACCTCGGCATCGCCGTCGCCGCCGCGATCGTGCTGCCTCCGGAGGAGCTCGCGAGCTCGAGCGGGCCGCTGCTGGACGTCGTCAACGCAACCGGGGTCGGCGTCCCGCCGTGGCTGTTCAGCATGATCGCGCTGGTGGCGATCGCCAACGGCGCGCTGCTGTTCATGGTGATGGCGAGCCGCGTCGGGTTCGGGCTCGCTGAGGCCGGCCTGCTCCCGCGGGCGTTCGGCCGCGTGCTGCCGAACCGTCGCACCCCGTGGGTGTCGATCCTCGTGGTCGCGGGGGCCACGATCGCGCTGTCGTTCGTCGGGGACATCTCCACGCTGGCGGAGACGACCGTGCTGCTCCTGCTGCTGGTCTTCATCTCCGCGAACGTCAGCGTGCTCGTGCTGAAGAAGGACGAGGTCGACCACGACCACTTCACGATCCCGCGCGTGGTCCCCGTGCTGGCGATCATCACGAGCATCGTGCTGCTGTTCCAGCAGAGCGGCGCTGTGTGGCTCGGCGCGCTGGGCTACGTCGTCGTGGGCTCGCTGCTGTTCCTCGCGGCCCGGATCGCCCGGAACCGCGAGCAGCGCTCCGCGACGGCCGACAGCTCGACCGGCCCCCGCGAGGACGTCTGACCGACCGGCCCCGCGACGGGCGAGGAGTCAGTCGCGCCCGGCCTCGAACCCACCGCGGCGGAACGCGCCCGTCCCGAAGGTCACGACGGCGAGCGCCACCGTCAGCGAGAACAGCATCACGGCGGCCATCGAGATCGCGGTCCCGCCGAACACCCCGACGAACGGGCTGATCGCGGCCGGCAGGAGCGCGCCGAGCGCACCGCAGACGGCGGCGGCGGCCCCCGCGCGCTCACCGTGGCGGCCGAGCGCGATCGCCGTCGCGTTCGGCGGCACGAAGTTCTGCAGGGAGACGGCGAGCGCGAGCGGGACGAGGAAGCCGAACAGGCCGCCGACCCCGAGCAGGGCGATGACGAGCAGCACGACGACGATCGAGATCTGCACCGGCAGCGCGACCCGGATGATCCGGATCGGCGAGTACCTGTGCACCAGGTGGGCGTTGATCTGCGCCATCCCGACCATGAGCACGCCTGCGGCGGCGAAGAACATCGAGAACTGCGCGCCGGTGAGGCCGAACTGGCCCTGCAGCACGAACGGCGAGCCCGACACGTAGGCCATCAGGGCCCCGCTGACGAGCCCGGGCAGCATCGCGAACGCGAGGAAGCGCTTGTCGGCGAGCAGGACGCGGTAGTTGCGCATCGCCGTCGCGAGCCCACCGACGGCCCGGCGCTCGACCGGGTGCGACTCCGGCAGGAACTTCCACACGGCGAGCATCACGAGCAGGCCGCAGGCGGCGAGCACGGCGAACACCGCGCGCCAGCCCCAGTGGTGGGCGATGAACTCCCCGACGGTGGGCGCGAACAGCGGCGCCACGCCGATCACGAGCATGAGGCGCGACAGGGTGGCCGCGGCGACGGGGCCGTTGTAGCGGTCGCGGATGAAGGCCTGCGCGCACACGCCGAGCGCCGCGGCGCCGACGCCCTGCATGAGGCGGAGTCCGAGGAACACGACGATCCCGGAGCCGAGCAGGACCGCGAGGCACGCGACGATGTGGACGGCCGCGCCGATGATGACGGGCCTGCGCCGTCCGACGCGGTCGGACCACGGCCCGATCACGAGCTGGCCGAACGCCGCGCCGAACATCATGAACGAGATGGTCAGCTGCGCCGTCGCCTCGCCCACCTGCATCTCCTCCGCCACCTGGGGCAGCGAGGGCAGGTACATGTCGACGGTGATGGCGAAGACGGCGGACATCGCCCCGAGGAGGCCGACGAGGGCGGCGCGGGGACGGGGGGCGCGGGCGGTCGAGACGGCGCCGGTGGCGTTGCCGGGGACCACGTCGACGACGGGGAGCTGGGGGCGGATGGGCGCTTGGGTCATGTGCGGGCTCGGTTTCGTACGCGGTGCGGGTGCCGGATCGCCGGACCGGCGCGTGCTCGCTGCCGACGGCGACTCCATCATGCGCCCGTGGACGACCGTTTGTCGAATCGTTTCGAGTCCCGGAATTGCAACGGTCACCGACGTCTCAAGCCTGGGTCAAACGACCGCCATCGCGGCGGCCAGGACGTCCCGTACGGGGGTGCGCACGGACCCGCGAGCCGCTCGCGACGCTCCCTACCTGGCGGTGCCGACCGCGTAGGCGGTGATGTGGTCGCCCTCGGGCACCGACACGGAGAGCTGGATGGTGGCGTCCCTCGGCTTGCCGAGCATCTGGATCGAGACCGGGGTGCCGTTGCACTGCATCTCCTTGGCGGTGGAGCTCTGCCCGTCGATGATCACGCTGACGGCGCCGAGCCCCGTCCCGTCCCCGCTCAGGCAGGCGGCGTCGACGTGGAATCGCGACTGCGCCGGAAGCAGCTCGGCCTGCCCCTGGGCGACCTCGCCCCCCTGGATCATCACGCGGGTGACCTCCAGGTCCTGCGGTCCGGGGATCTCGACGGGCGTGGTTTCCACGGCGGTCGGCTCGGTGCTCGACGACGGGTCCGGCTCGCCGCCGTCGCTGGTGCACGCCGCCAGGGGCAGCACGAGGAGCAGCCCGAGGGCGAGGGCGGGACGACGGGGAAGACGCACGGCAGGACCTCCGAGGACGAACGAGTGGCTGCCCCACTACTACCACGCGCGCCTGGAACCGCCCGGTCCCCCGGCGCCGACCTCAGTCCTGCGGCCACCCCGCGAGCGCCGCGATCCCCGCCTCGATCGTGGCGCGGGACGCCGCGACGCAGATGCGCACCCAGCCCTCGCCGCTGGCCCCGAACGCCGTCCCGGGCGCGACGGCGACCGCCCGCTCGCGCAGCAGCCGCTGGGCCCAGGCGGCGACGTCGCCGCCGCTGCGCGAGCGCACGTCGATCCACAGGTAGAACGTCCCCTGCGGCTCGAGGTAGCCGATCCCGGCCTCGTCCAGCAGCGCGCACGCGAGGGCGAGGTTGGCGGCGTAGTGCGCCCGCGCCGTCGCGACGCCGTCCTGCGGACCGGTGATCGCGGCCAGCGCCGCGCGCTGGTCGGGGGGCGCGACACAGCTGATCATCGCCTCCTGGAGCGCGTTGATCGGCTCGCTCCAGCCCGACGGCGTGACGAGGTAGCCGACCCGCGCGCCGGTGAGGGCGTACGTCTTGGAGACGGAGTGCACGCTGAGCACGCGACCCTCCGCGCCGGGCAGCGACGCGATCGGCACGTGCGGCGCGCCGAAGGCGAGCTCGCT
This window harbors:
- a CDS encoding multidrug effflux MFS transporter, whose amino-acid sequence is MTQAPIRPQLPVVDVVPGNATGAVSTARAPRPRAALVGLLGAMSAVFAITVDMYLPSLPQVAEEMQVGEATAQLTISFMMFGAAFGQLVIGPWSDRVGRRRPVIIGAAVHIVACLAVLLGSGIVVFLGLRLMQGVGAAALGVCAQAFIRDRYNGPVAAATLSRLMLVIGVAPLFAPTVGEFIAHHWGWRAVFAVLAACGLLVMLAVWKFLPESHPVERRAVGGLATAMRNYRVLLADKRFLAFAMLPGLVSGALMAYVSGSPFVLQGQFGLTGAQFSMFFAAAGVLMVGMAQINAHLVHRYSPIRIIRVALPVQISIVVVLLVIALLGVGGLFGFLVPLALAVSLQNFVPPNATAIALGRHGERAGAAAAVCGALGALLPAAISPFVGVFGGTAISMAAVMLFSLTVALAVVTFGTGAFRRGGFEAGRD
- a CDS encoding APC family permease yields the protein MGWPDDRLPAGSATSSSASASNASVDESGSTSPGGLKKVITGPLLFAFIVGDTLGAGIYTLVGTMATDVGGVIWLPLLIALVVALLTAGTYAELITKYPHAGGAARYAERAFGKPYVAFLVGFLMLSSGITTAAALANAFSGDYFTALVDVNPQLVAIVFIVILTAVNLRGVRESLTANLVASVIEVSGLVIVITVASIFFFGGGGDAGRLTQFAEGVPPVQGAFAASVVAFFSFLGFEAAANMAEEVRRPAKVYPRALFGALITAAVVYLGIAVAAAIVLPPEELASSSGPLLDVVNATGVGVPPWLFSMIALVAIANGALLFMVMASRVGFGLAEAGLLPRAFGRVLPNRRTPWVSILVVAGATIALSFVGDISTLAETTVLLLLLVFISANVSVLVLKKDEVDHDHFTIPRVVPVLAIITSIVLLFQQSGAVWLGALGYVVVGSLLFLAARIARNREQRSATADSSTGPREDV